The Halorhabdus sp. BNX81 genome includes a region encoding these proteins:
- the hpt gene encoding hypoxanthine/guanine phosphoribosyltransferase has protein sequence MDRLKQSLLDAPVIEKEEYQYFVHPISDGVPMLRPELLREIVIRIIRKAELEDVDKIVTPAAMGIHISTAVSLMTDIPLVVIRKRQYGLEGEVSLQQVTGYSESEMYVNDVYEGDKVLVLDDVLSTGGTLAGITGALEEIGADIVDIVAVIKKVGGENKIDDSDFDVKTLINVDVEDMEVIIVDEQGDG, from the coding sequence ATGGATCGGCTCAAACAGTCGTTGCTCGACGCCCCGGTAATCGAAAAGGAGGAGTACCAGTATTTCGTCCATCCGATCAGCGACGGCGTCCCGATGCTCCGTCCCGAGCTCCTGCGTGAGATCGTCATCCGGATCATCCGGAAGGCCGAGCTGGAAGATGTCGACAAAATTGTCACGCCCGCGGCGATGGGAATCCACATCTCGACGGCTGTTTCGCTGATGACTGATATCCCGCTGGTGGTCATCCGCAAGCGTCAGTACGGGCTCGAAGGCGAGGTGTCCCTCCAGCAGGTCACCGGTTACTCCGAGAGCGAGATGTACGTCAACGACGTCTACGAGGGCGACAAGGTGCTTGTGCTGGACGACGTTCTTTCGACGGGTGGGACACTCGCCGGCATCACTGGGGCGCTCGAAGAGATCGGCGCGGACATCGTCGACATCGTCGCGGTCATCAAGAAAGTCGGCGGCGAGAACAAGATCGATGACTCCGATTTCGACGTCAAGACACTGATCAACGTCGACGTCGAGGACATGGAAGTCATCATCGTCGACGAACAGGGCGACGGGTAA
- a CDS encoding FUN14 domain-containing protein, which translates to MVDINPLQLGLDNPQQLGLEVGGGAVIGGVIGFAAKKVAKLIAIIIGLELALFKFLETRGILEVNWDAISGAAENATGVATNATGAVNNSTAGGAAAAQPPSWVMSVLSTVPVGAGFTGGFLVGFKKG; encoded by the coding sequence ATGGTAGACATAAATCCGCTCCAACTCGGGTTGGACAACCCACAGCAGCTCGGGCTCGAAGTTGGTGGTGGTGCAGTTATCGGCGGCGTCATCGGATTCGCGGCCAAGAAAGTCGCGAAACTCATCGCGATCATTATCGGCCTGGAACTCGCGCTGTTCAAATTCCTCGAAACCAGGGGTATCCTGGAGGTGAACTGGGATGCGATTTCGGGTGCCGCCGAAAACGCGACTGGCGTTGCGACCAACGCGACCGGAGCGGTCAACAACTCGACAGCCGGTGGTGCTGCAGCCGCTCAGCCCCCGTCGTGGGTGATGAGCGTCCTCTCGACGGTGCCGGTCGGTGCCGGCTTCACCGGTGGCTTTCTGGTCGGCTTCAAGAAAGGATAG